The stretch of DNA GCTCTGTACGGGACCTTCGGGTTCCTCGGCCTGTTCCTCCAGGGCGTCCTCGGCTACACGGCGTTCGCGGCGGGACTCGTCGGCCTCCCGACCGGCATCCTCCTCACGCTGCTCTCCACGCGCGTGGGCACGGTGGCGGCCCGCGTCGGAGCGCGACCGTTCCTCGTCATGGGCCCGACGCTCATGGGGATCGCCCTTCTCTGGTATGCGCGGATCCCGGCGACGAGCCTCCCGTGGCGCGCGCTGTTCACGGACCCTGCAAGCCTCATCCCGCCGATCTCGACCCTGACGGACGTCCTGCCGGCGACCCTGCTCTTCGGCTGCGGGATCGCCCTCGTCGTCGCGCCACTGACGACGACGCTCATGGGCTCGGTGCCCGTCCGCAACTCGGGGCTCGCATCGGCGATCAACAACGCCATCTCGCGGGTCGGCCAGCCGCTCCTCGCCGCGGTCATCTTCATTGTCGTGAGCGGGACCTTCTACGCCACGCTCGCCGCCAAGGTGCCTGGTCTCGACCCGAACTCGGCCGCGATCCGTCGCGGCGTTCCACCGCTGAACCCGCCGATCGGGGCCGTCCCGCCGGAGGTCGCGCTCGCGAGTCGCGAGGCGTCGACGGACGCCTTCCACCTCGCCGTCACGGTCGGGGCCGTGCTCCTCTTCTCCGGTGCGGCCGTGAACTTGGTCGGCCTTCGCGGCCGGCGAGCGGCGGACCCGGAGATCGAGTCTGACGCGGGCGGCGGCGCCCTCCCGGACCCCGACTCACGGGACTGAGGACGTCTGGAACGACGCCGAGGGCGAGCCGCTCCCGGGGGACGCGCTCTGGCCGGCCGCGATCCCGGCGACGATCTTGACCGGATCCGTGGGCTCCATGACCTGGATGAAGGTCTGGCCGGCCGTGAGGACGACCTCGCTGCCCGCCGCATCGTAGAACCTCGTCGGCGCGGCAAGCGACGGCTTGCGCCAGGTCCCCTTGATCGTGACGCCGTTCGTCGCGATCCACGCCGTGCCGCTGCCGACCACCGTCGCTTCCAGGCGGTGCTTCGCGGGCTCGCCGTCGTTGAGCGGCCCGAAGACCATCCGCATGACGATGACGTTCCTGGGCGAGACCGGGAGCCTGGTGCCGGCGTCGATCTGGCGGACGCCGCCGCTCACGTACCGCGCGTACGTGTTCGTCGCCTGGTCGTAGCGGTAGACGATCGTGTTGGCCGGGTAGTCGACCTCGATCGAGCCGCCGCTCGGGCGTGCGGCGAGCGGGGCGTCGGTACCGAACTGCCAGGCCGCGGCCGGCGGGGCGGCCGTCGCCCCGAGCTTCGTCGCGAGCTCGCGGAGCTGCAGGCCGGTCGTGTACAGGTTGTGCGGCGGGAACCGGTCGGTCGTCCGCCGGAAATATGTCCCGTTGAAGAACTGGTCGGCGTTGTAGACGAGCTGCCCGCCGCCCTGCGCCGCGAGGGTCTCGAGCGCCTGCGGCGAACCGCCGGCGTGGACGTACAGGGCGTCCCATTCGGCTGCCCAGGCGATGAAGTAGTAGCGGGCGCTGCGGATCGGCCCGACGTCCTTCGGCAGTCCCTCCTGGAAGACGAGCATGTAGCGCGGGATGCCGCCCTCCGCCGGCGCCTGCCAGACGACCGACGCGTCGGTGAAGCCGGACTGTGGTCGGGCCGGGTAGAGGTCGTCGATCATCACGGCGATCGGGTGGGCGAGGGCCTGTTGCGTGGTGATCGGCAGCCCGTCGAGCGGACCGGGCACGAGGACGGGGGTGGGGATCGGGGTGGGCGTCGGGGCCGGGGTGGGCGCGGCCGACGGCGCCGGAGAGGCGGTAGCGGCGC from Chloroflexota bacterium encodes:
- a CDS encoding DUF3048 domain-containing protein, with protein sequence MSRRIVVAVAIVAVIAIPLGAVALGAAVQIGGSGPAALGAPPSAATASPAPSAAPTPAPTPTPIPTPVLVPGPLDGLPITTQQALAHPIAVMIDDLYPARPQSGFTDASVVWQAPAEGGIPRYMLVFQEGLPKDVGPIRSARYYFIAWAAEWDALYVHAGGSPQALETLAAQGGGQLVYNADQFFNGTYFRRTTDRFPPHNLYTTGLQLRELATKLGATAAPPAAAWQFGTDAPLAARPSGGSIEVDYPANTIVYRYDQATNTYARYVSGGVRQIDAGTRLPVSPRNVIVMRMVFGPLNDGEPAKHRLEATVVGSGTAWIATNGVTIKGTWRKPSLAAPTRFYDAAGSEVVLTAGQTFIQVMEPTDPVKIVAGIAAGQSASPGSGSPSASFQTSSVP